The Gammaproteobacteria bacterium genome segment GGTCCGTCATGCTGATCGCGGTGCCGCTGGTGGCGCTGGCCACCCGGGCGCCGGTTCCACCGATGGTGGTCGGTTCCATCGCGCTGACCATGATCGGGGTCGGTGTGGTTGCGCAGCTGGCGGCGCTGCCGGCGGAACTCGACGCGAGTTTCCGCAAGGCGCTGCCGATGCTTCGCGCCCAGTACATCGACGCGCAGCAGGAGAAGGCGGCCCGGGAGATCCTGACCGCCTGCTCGCTTACCTACGTCGCGTCGTCACTGGCGGGAGTACTCAACGTGTGGCCCTGGGTGCGTGGAATGCCGACACCAGCCCCGGCGCCGAGACCCGCACGGGTCGGCCTCGTCGGCGCCGAAGCCGTTTCGCGGGATGCTCATCGCAAACCCCGCACCGTCCCGCAACGCTCCAGGAACCGGCGGCGCGGCGGCGTGATGGAGACGCTGCTGCGCAGTGTCGGCAAGCCGGTCATCAGGCAATGGATTCAACTGCGCCGTAGCCTTGAGGCGGCGTAGGCCGGGCTTTTTCCCCGAGCGGAGGCCGAGGACCTCGAGCCCGTCTGGTCAGATGTCCCGATCGAAAACGTGTCGCGGTGCGGTCGCTCTCCGAGCCATCGGTTGCGGGTAGGATTTTCACGGTTGATCAGTCTCGGTTCTCCGTAACAGGGTTGTCATAAAACTGTGATAAGAAGGTCAATCGGGGTTCCACACCACGGTGACAATAATGCCTTCGCCTAGACACAAGCCGGACCTCAATCCACCGATGGTGACATCCAGGCACAGCACGCCGGGACGCATACGTCTCGACGTTGCCGGCCTGTATCGCTCGCCAAGGACTCAAACCCTGCTGGAAGGTCGCCTTGGCGCGATCGACGGGGTAAGGCGCGTGTCGGCCAATGTGCTTACCGGGCGGCTGCTGGTGGTGTACGCTCCGGGTCTCTCGGTCGACGACCTGGTCGACTGCATCAAGACCCTGCTCGACGATACGGTTCCCGGGAAACCGGCAAGGCCGGTTAGACGGCCCCCCCGGAAGACCCGACGCCCGCAGCTTTCCGCGGTGCCGGGGGGAGTGTCCGGCCTCATCCGGGAAAGGGTGTCCTCGCGTCAGCCGGTGCCGGTATTCGGTGCGACGGCCTGTGCGGAAGCCATGCCTGCCCCCGGGCGGCTGGGGCAGGAGATCGAGCCCTGGCACCTGATGGATTCCGAAATGCTTACCCGCAGGCTGGCATTCTCCGCGGACAACGGTCTCAGCGGGACCGAGGCGGCATCCCGTCTCGAGCTGTACGGGCCCAACAGCCTGGCAGCGACCAAGCGGCGAACAGATATCGCCATATTTCTCGGCCAGTTCGTCAGCCCCCCCGTCTATCTGCTCGGCGCGTCGGCCGTGGTGGCGATCGTCACGGGCGGGATACTCGATGCCGCGGTTATCGTCGGTGTCGTCCTGATCAATTCGGTGATCGGATTCGTGACGGAGCGGCAGGCCGAGAAGACGATCAGCTCACTGGCCGACACCGGCGTGCGCACCGTGCGGGTCCTGCGCGACGGACGCGAGGGCGAGATCGACGTCGAATCGATCGTCCCCGGCGACATCCTGCTGTTCTCTCCGGGCACCTACGTGTCCGCCGATGCGCGTATCCTGAAATCGCATCGCCTGAGCATCGACGAGTCGGCGCTGACCGGGGAGAGTCTGCCGGTCTCCAAGGATCATGGCTTCGCCCCCCGCGAGGACACCCCGCTGGGCGATCGTCGCAACATGGCGTTCATGGGCACGCACGTCAGTGGCGGAAACGGTCGCGCGCTGGTCGTTGCCACCGCCGAGGCGACGGAGCTGGGGCAGATCCAGACGATGGTGGGGGAGGCCGAGGCCCCCGAGACACCCATGCAGAAGCAACTGGATCGCATGGGCACCTCCCTGGCGCTGATCAGCGGTGGCGTCTGCGCGGGGGTCTTCGGCGTGGGCGTACTCCGTGGCTATGCGTGGCTCGAGATGCTCAAGTCCTCGGTGTCGCTGGCGGTGGCCGCTGTTCCGGAAGGGCTGCCGGCCGTTGCCACCACCACCCTGGCCATGGGCATCGCCGACATGCGCAAGCGCAACGTGGCGGTGCGGCACCTTGACGCCGTGGAGACCCTGGGGTCGGTGCAAGTGTTCTGCATGGACAAGACCGGCACCCTCACCCTGAATCGCATGTCCGTCGTCGCGGTGCATGCCGGTGATAACGCTTTCGATGTGTCTGAACACCGTCTGATTGCAGACGGTGCGGTTGTCAATCCTCGTGATCGAGAGGAACTCATCCGCCTGATGCAGGTGGTGTCGCTGTGCAGCGATACCGAATTCAGCGGGCCCCCCGAGGCGCGGGTCATGGAGGGGTCGGCGACGGAGAAGGCCCTGGTGGACCTCGCGCTGAATTCAGGCCTAAAGGTCGAGGCACTTCGGAAGCAGTTTCCCAAATTGCGCTGCCGAGACCGTGCCGAAGGCCGGCCCTACATGACGACGCTGCATCCCTTCGAGGACGGCAAGCACCTGCTGGCGGTCAAGGGGAGTCCCGAGGAGGTCCTCGACATGTGCGGTCAGCAGATGAAAGCGGGGAAACTCGTTCGGCTCACCCCGGCGATGCGGCAGGAGATCCTCACCGCAAACGAGCGGATGGCGGGGAACGCGCTCAGGGTCCTGGGGGTGGCTTACCGGATTCTCGACGAAGGTCGCATGCCCCGGAAGACCGAACGCCTGGTCTGGCTGGGTCTGGCGGGGATGGCGGACCCCATGCGTGCCGGGATGGACAAGCTCATCGCGAAGTTCCACCGGGCCGGCATCGAGACCGTCATGATCACGGGTGATCAGGCTGCCACCGCCCAGGCGATCGGCCAGCAACTCGGGCTGAGCGGCGACAAGCCCCTGCAGGTGCTCGAGTCCAGCAAACTGGAGGATATGGATCCGGATCTGCTGGCGGGCCTGGTCACGAACGTTCACGTCTTCGCCAGGGTGAGTCCGGCCCACAAGCTCAAGATCGTACAGGCCTTGCAGGCCTCGGGGCGCGTGGTCGCGATGACCGGGGACGGAATCAACGACGGGCCGGCGCTGAAGGCCGCGGATATCGGTGTGGCGATGGGGGGCGGGGGTACGGATGTCGCCCGCAGCGTGTCGGATGTGGTGCTCGAGGACGACAATCTGCACACGATGTCCATCGCGGTGCGCCAGGGGCGCACGATCTACAACAACATCCGCAAGATGATTCACTTCATGATCTCCACCAACCTGACGGAGATCGAGGTCATGCTCGCCGGGACCGCGATGGGCCTGGGGCAGCCGATGAACCCGATGCAGCTGCTGTGGATCAATCTGGTGACCGACATCTTTCCGGGGCTGGCGCTGGCGATGGAGCCCTCCGAGCCCGATATCATGGACCGCAAGCCGCGTGACCCGAACGAGGCTATTATCGGTGGACAGGCGCTGAAGCGCATGGTGTTCGAGTCGGGGACCATTGGCGTGGGCACCATGGGCGCCTACCTCTATGGCGTGCGCCGATACGGTATCGGTGCGGCGGCCAGCACACTGGCGTTCAATACCCTGACGGTGAACGAACTGGTTCACTCCTTCAGTTCGCGTTCCGAGCACCGGATCTTTCCGGGAGGCGGCTCGCTATCGCCCAATCCCCATCTGAAGCGGGCGATCGCTGGGATGGGTATTCTGCAGGTCATCGTCAGCGTGGTACCTGCGTTGCGGCGCCTGCTCGGCACGACGCCGCTAGGCGCCGGGGATCTCGCGGTGATTGCCGCTGGCGTCATTCTGCCGCTGATCGCCAACGAGGCGACAAAGCCGGCACTCCGTCTGGATGAGGAAGGTGAAGAAGTGCGGGATACAACAATGCTGGGTGGGGCAATCGAACAGGAGAGCACGGCGTGAGCGAAGATTTTATCTTTACATCCGAGTCCGTCACGATCGGTCATCCGGACAAGCTGTGCGACCAGGTCAGCGACTCGATTGTCGATCATTTCATCCGCCAGGACCCGGATGCACGGATCATTGCCGAGTGCGCCGTGGCCAGTGGCGTGATGTTCATTTCCACACATTACGCATCGCATGCCAAGGTCGACATCTCCGAGATCGCCCGACGTGTGATCCGCGACGTCGGTTATCCCAAAAAGGTCTTCGACGCGGAGGCCTGCACCATCCTTTCGAGTTTCATGGATCACACGGCGACGGACTACACCCCGTTCGATCTCGATGACATGGACGACGAAGCCATCGACTCGATTCCCAACCGGCAGCAGGCGAGCGTATTCGGCTACGCCTGCGACCAGACCCCGAACCTGATCCCCTTGCCGATCTCGCTGGCGCATCGCCTCGCCGACCTCCTCGATTCGGAAAAGGTGGCGAAGCAACTGCCGTACCTGCTTCCGGACGGCGAGACCCAGGTGGGTATCGAGTACCGCGACGGAAGACCGTGCCGGATCCACAGTATCACGATGGTCGCGACGCAGACCGATGCCTCGGAAGCGGACCTCCAGAAGCTAAGGGAGGATATGCGGACCCGCGTCATCGACCCGGTTCTGAAAAACGAGCAGATCAAGCCGGATGCGGACACTCTAATATTTATCAATCCGGCGGGTGCCCGGGTCGGCGGTGGCCCCTCCGTGCACTCCGGTCTCACGGGCCGCAAGACCGGTATCGATACCTACGGTGAGTTCGCGCGCCACAGTGGCGCGGCGCTGAGCGGCAAGGACCCCATGCGCATCGACCGCGTGGGCGCGTACGCCGCACGGCACGCGGCCAAGAACGTCGTTGCCGCGGGTCTGGCGCGGGAGTGCGAGGTGCAATTGAGCTACACCATCGGGGTGGCCAAGCCGGTGAGCCTCAGGGTGCGAACCTTCGGAACCGGTGCGGTGGGTGAGCGGGAGCTCGCCTCACGTGTCGATCAGGCGTTCGATTTTCGGCTGGGTGGGATTGTGCGTGACCTGGGATTGAAAAA includes the following:
- a CDS encoding zinc metallopeptidase, producing MHPVLIIIPAAALIFGPRLWVRQVLNRHNKSDASISLTGAELVRELLDRHGLNAVRIEVTDIGDHYDPQTRTVRLTRDKIDRRSLTALTTAAHEVGHALQDASGYPPFVWRLRLARVAQVTGQAGSVMLIAVPLVALATRAPVPPMVVGSIALTMIGVGVVAQLAALPAELDASFRKALPMLRAQYIDAQQEKAAREILTACSLTYVASSLAGVLNVWPWVRGMPTPAPAPRPARVGLVGAEAVSRDAHRKPRTVPQRSRNRRRGGVMETLLRSVGKPVIRQWIQLRRSLEAA
- a CDS encoding cation-transporting P-type ATPase, producing MPSPRHKPDLNPPMVTSRHSTPGRIRLDVAGLYRSPRTQTLLEGRLGAIDGVRRVSANVLTGRLLVVYAPGLSVDDLVDCIKTLLDDTVPGKPARPVRRPPRKTRRPQLSAVPGGVSGLIRERVSSRQPVPVFGATACAEAMPAPGRLGQEIEPWHLMDSEMLTRRLAFSADNGLSGTEAASRLELYGPNSLAATKRRTDIAIFLGQFVSPPVYLLGASAVVAIVTGGILDAAVIVGVVLINSVIGFVTERQAEKTISSLADTGVRTVRVLRDGREGEIDVESIVPGDILLFSPGTYVSADARILKSHRLSIDESALTGESLPVSKDHGFAPREDTPLGDRRNMAFMGTHVSGGNGRALVVATAEATELGQIQTMVGEAEAPETPMQKQLDRMGTSLALISGGVCAGVFGVGVLRGYAWLEMLKSSVSLAVAAVPEGLPAVATTTLAMGIADMRKRNVAVRHLDAVETLGSVQVFCMDKTGTLTLNRMSVVAVHAGDNAFDVSEHRLIADGAVVNPRDREELIRLMQVVSLCSDTEFSGPPEARVMEGSATEKALVDLALNSGLKVEALRKQFPKLRCRDRAEGRPYMTTLHPFEDGKHLLAVKGSPEEVLDMCGQQMKAGKLVRLTPAMRQEILTANERMAGNALRVLGVAYRILDEGRMPRKTERLVWLGLAGMADPMRAGMDKLIAKFHRAGIETVMITGDQAATAQAIGQQLGLSGDKPLQVLESSKLEDMDPDLLAGLVTNVHVFARVSPAHKLKIVQALQASGRVVAMTGDGINDGPALKAADIGVAMGGGGTDVARSVSDVVLEDDNLHTMSIAVRQGRTIYNNIRKMIHFMISTNLTEIEVMLAGTAMGLGQPMNPMQLLWINLVTDIFPGLALAMEPSEPDIMDRKPRDPNEAIIGGQALKRMVFESGTIGVGTMGAYLYGVRRYGIGAAASTLAFNTLTVNELVHSFSSRSEHRIFPGGGSLSPNPHLKRAIAGMGILQVIVSVVPALRRLLGTTPLGAGDLAVIAAGVILPLIANEATKPALRLDEEGEEVRDTTMLGGAIEQESTA
- the metK gene encoding methionine adenosyltransferase, which gives rise to MSEDFIFTSESVTIGHPDKLCDQVSDSIVDHFIRQDPDARIIAECAVASGVMFISTHYASHAKVDISEIARRVIRDVGYPKKVFDAEACTILSSFMDHTATDYTPFDLDDMDDEAIDSIPNRQQASVFGYACDQTPNLIPLPISLAHRLADLLDSEKVAKQLPYLLPDGETQVGIEYRDGRPCRIHSITMVATQTDASEADLQKLREDMRTRVIDPVLKNEQIKPDADTLIFINPAGARVGGGPSVHSGLTGRKTGIDTYGEFARHSGAALSGKDPMRIDRVGAYAARHAAKNVVAAGLARECEVQLSYTIGVAKPVSLRVRTFGTGAVGERELASRVDQAFDFRLGGIVRDLGLKKLSSAKEGFFRRLAVYGHMGREDFDVPWERTDKVDALK